The following are from one region of the Camelus dromedarius isolate mCamDro1 chromosome 16, mCamDro1.pat, whole genome shotgun sequence genome:
- the KRT9 gene encoding keratin, type I cytoskeletal 9 yields the protein MSCRQFSLPCGGWSGGGRGGSFRSSVSRFSSSGAGGRGGRFSSTSSYGGGSSGACGRGGGGSFVSSFGQGSAGGVSGGSFGGSFGGGFGGFGGGFGGGVGDGGILPANEKATMQELNSRLASYMENVQRLEKANSDLENKIREWYDRQRPRTVQKDYSRYYDTIEDLKKQIVCLTVGNNKTLLEIDNSRMTLDDFRMKFEMEQNLRQAVDADLNGLRKMLDDLTMQKSDLEMQYESLQEELIALRKNHEEEMSQLSGQSTGDVSVEMNAAPGRDLTKILNDMREEYEQLSAKNRRDIEQQYESQMSQIEQEVMCYGQEVESNNKEVTKLRHSVQELEIELQAQLSMKSALEQSLEDTEKRYSLLLQQVQEQISMLEVQLAEIRAETECQNQEYSLLLSTKMRLEKEIKTYCSLLEGGQEDLESHGTGQISFGGGRGSGSQGGSGGTYGRASGGSYCGGSSSGGGSGGSYGGGSGSGGGSSGSCEEGSGSGGGSARPSQSQSSSSKSGGCETQGYQIRY from the exons ATGAGTTGCAGACAGTTCTCATTGCCCTGCGGCGGCTGGAGCGGCGGGGGTCGCGGTGGAAGCTTTAGGTCGTCTGTCAGCCGCTTCAGCTCCtcgggggctgggggaagagggggCCGGTTCAGCTCTACCAGCAGCTATGGTGGGGGGAGCTCCGGGGcctgtgggaggggaggtggcggCAGTTTTGTCTCCAGCTTTGGCCAAGGATCTGCGGGTGGCGTTAGTGGTGGTAGTTTTGGTGGTAGCTTTGGTGGAGGCTTTGGGGGCTTTGGAGGTGGCTTTGGTGGTGGTGTTGGAGATGGTGGCATTCTGCCTGCGAATGAGAAGGCCACCATGCAGGAACTCAATAGCCGGCTGGCCTCCTACATGGAAAATGTGCAGAGACTAGAGAAGGCCAACAGCGACCTGGAGAATAAGATCCGGGAGTGGTATGACAGGCAGAGGCCCAGGACCGTCCAAAAGGATTACTCTCGCTACTATGACACTATCGAGGATCTCAAGAAGCAG ATTGTGTGCCTCACGGTGGGCAACAACAAGACTCTCCTGGAGATTGACAACAGTCGCATGACCCTGGATGACTTCAGGATGAA GTTTGAGATGGAGCAGAACCTGAGACAAGCAGTGGATGCTGACCTCAATGGCCTGAGAAAGATGCTGGATGATCTAACCATGCAGAAGTCTGACCTGGAGATGCAGTATGAGTCTCTGCAGGAGGAGCTGATAGCCCTCAGAAAGAATCACGAGGAG GAGATGAGCCAGCTGTCTGGGCAGAGCACTGGGGATGTCAGTGTGGAGATGAATGCTGCTCCTGGCAGAGATCTCACTAAGATCCTCAACGACATGCGCGAAGAGTATGAGCAGCTCAGTGCTAAGAACCGAAGGGACATCGAGCAGCAATATGAGAGTCAG ATGAGCCAGATCgagcaggaggtgatgtgttATGGCCAGGAGGTGGAGTCCAACAACAAGGAGGTGACCAAGCTTCGGCACAGCGTCCAGGAGTTGGAGATAGAGCTGCAGGCTCAGCTCAGCATG aaatcgGCCCTGGAGCAGTCCTTGGAAGATACAGAGAAACGCTACAGTCTCCTGCTGCAGCAGGTCCAGGAGCAGATCAGTATGCTGGAGGTCCAGCTTGCTGAGATCCGGGCAGAGACTGAGTGCCAGAATCAGGAGTACAGCCTTCTGCTCAGCACCAAGATGCGGCTGGAGAAGGAAATTAAGACCTACTGCAGCCTCCTCGAGGGCGGCCAGGAGGACCT TGAATCTCATGGAACAGGACAAATCAGCTTTGGAGGTGGCAGAGGAAGTGGATCTCAGGGTGGAAGTGGAGGCACTTATGGAAGAGCAAGTGGAGGCAGCTATTGTGGAGGAAGTAGCTCTGGAGGGGGAAGTGGAGGCAGCTACGGAGGAGGAAGTGGATCTGGAGGAGGAAGTAGTGGCAGCTGTGAAGAAGGAAGTGGATCTGGAGGAGGAAGTGCAAGGCCATCCCAGTCTCAGTCCTCTTCCTCAAAATCTGGTGGCTGTGAGACACAAG GCTACCAGATAAGATACTAG